Part of the Sulfobacillus acidophilus DSM 10332 genome, TTATTAGTAGTCGGTTTCGCCAGGAGTTACGCGCCGGTCGCTCGGTTTCCGAAGCTTTGACCCTCAGTATGCGACGCGCCGGCCGCTCGGTCCTCTTTTCGGGAATGGCCGTCAGTTTGGCGGTTATTACGCTCGTATTTGGCGGGAATGCCTATTGGCGGGGATTGGCTATCGGCGGTGCCGTGGCCGTCTTGGCGGATTTGCTCGCCACCCACACCTTATTACCGGCAATTTTGGCTGCCTTGGGACCGCGCATCGAATGGGGCAAGATTCCCGGGCTATCCGGCGGACGCTTATGGAGCCGACTGGCGGCGTGGGTGGCCGCCCGGCCCCTCCCGGCGCTTGTTCTCGGACTCATCATATTGGCGGTGCCGGCTTTTTGGGGACGACAGCTGGTGATGCAGACCCCGGCCAATTTAGCGGTCATGTTGCCGGCGCAGGATCCCTTGCGGCAAGCGGTGCGGCTGGAACAACGGGTATGGGGGCGAGGGACGTTGGCCCCCTTGGAAATCGTATTGGATTACCCCACGACGACCGCCAATCCGGCAACCTGGTCCAACGTAGCCCGAGTCCGGTCCCAATTGGCCGGTTTTCCCGACGTCGCTCAGGTCTATAGCCCACAGATCCCGGGCATGTCGCCCCGAGACATGGCGGCTCTCTTTCGCCAGGCCTCCCTTCTGCCGTCGGCGGAAAAACGCGCGGTCGGTGCCTTTACGGCCCCACAGGATCCCCATTTGGTGGTTCTTTATGTGATTTCCAGGAGCGGTCCGGATGCCCCGGCCACCATTCGGCTCAGTCGGCATCTGGTAAACGTCTTGCCCCACTGGGTGCCCTCCGGTACCCGCACCGGGGTCGGCGGACTGGTCCCGTTTCTGGATAGTTTCAATCAATTGACGGATCGTCGCCTACCCTATATCTTGGCGGCGGTCTCCCTTGTGGCCTTAGGCATTTTGACGTGGGCGACCGGATCGGTGACGCAAGCGGTCTTTGGAGTGCTGTTCGACGGGGCGGTGGCCTTCGCGACCGCCGGTGTGCTCGTCCTCACCGTGCAACAAGGACATTTCGGGTTGGCACCGCTCGATCCGGAAAGTGCGATTACCCCTTTAATTTTTGTCTTGTTATTCGGTTTATCGATGGATTATGAGGTGATTTTGCTCCACCGGATGGAAGAAATCTGGCGGCGTCCCACGTCGGTTCAAGAAGCGGTAGAGGCCGGTCTCAGAAGCACCGGCAGCATGATAACCGGGGCGGGCATGATTATGGTCGTGGTCTTTCTGGCCCTTTTTCGAAGCCCGTTGGAAATTATGAAGACCTTGGCGATTGGGATGACGGCCGCCATTTTGTTGGACACCTGGATTGTCCGAACCCTTTTGGTCCCGTCGGCGACAGCCCTTGCGAAACGCTGGGCGTTTTGGCCCGCAAAAAACCTTTAAAGCCGTTTTCCCGTCATATTCTCGGCGCCTGTCCCATAGATATGAACTGGGTCGGACGAGAAGAGGGGGAGGGTGTCGACATGGACCAGCTTCCGTGGCAATGGTTACCCAACCCCTGGCGCCAAGCGCTCATGGACTTACCTCACGAATTACAAACCTCCCTTGAAGAAGTCCGTTTTCGTCTCGGCCGACCGGTCGTGTTATATGGCGGCCATGGCTGGCAGCCTCTGGTGGCGCCAAAGGTGCCGGAACGCGTAACGCAGGCGGACCTGAACCGGATTGTCGATATCCTGGCCGATTTTTCGTTATATGCGCGTCTCGAGGAATTACGGCAAGGCTTTCTGACGTTACCCGGCGGCCATCGGGTCGGTCTGGCCGGCTATGCTGTCGGCGAGGGGAGCCAGATTGCCACGTTACGGGCCGTGACCGGCTTAAACTTCCGTCGCGCCCGCGCCTTTACCGATATCGGATTGTCGGTGATGGAAGCGGTCGGATCCCCGTACGGCTCGTGGCTCTTGGCCGGGCCGCCGCGTTCGGGGAAGACCACGTTCTTGCGGGATTTAATCAGGCTGTGGAGCAACCGCGGACTGCGCGTGGTCGTGATTGACGAACGGCTCGAGATTGCCGGCGGCAGTCAATCCGAGGGGTTTTCGTTCGACGTCGGGCTTCATACTGACGTGCTGGAGGCTTGGCCGAAATTGGCAGGCATCTCGGTGGCGATCCGGACGTTGGGTCCGGATGTGATTGCCGTGGATGAAATCGGGTCGGTTGACGAATTGGCCGCCGTAAGCCGGGCACGGCAGGCGGGGGTGACCGTGTTGGCCACCGTTCATGCACGGGATTGGCATGACTTGGAAATGCGACCGGAATGGCAACCGTTTTGGTCTGCATGGGACGCCGTCATTGGCGTGTCCCCTTACGAAGCGCCGCGGGTGTGGTGGACGTATGCTGGCGCTTAAAGTGACCGGATTGGTCGTTACCGGGGGGGCCATTTTAGGCATCACGCGGCAGGCCGGATTTCCCTATCGGCAACGGGTGCGGGTGCTGGAGGAATGGGAACGGGCATTGGCAAGATTGGTTCCGTTAATCGGGTGGCGGCATCTGCCCTTGAAAGACGCCTGCCGTTTGGCGGTCAAAGGGCTGCCGATGATCGGGCCCTATTGGCTTCGAATGGTGGCGTCGTTGGACGATCGTGAGGTGGATTTCCTGACCGCCTTTAACACGATGGTGGATCACCTACCCGGTCTTTGGGCTGAGGATAGACCGGTGTTGCAAGAAGTCGGCCGATTATTGGGACAGTCCGCCGCCGTTTATCAAGAGGCGCTATTGGCCCGGGGATTGGCCGACGTATCACGGTTATTGGAGGAAGCTCGGCAACAAAGCCAATCGGATGGACGGGTCATGCCCGCCCTGGTGGGGGCGGTCGGTGCTCTCCTCTTGATTTTATTGCTCTAAACCGGGGAGTGACCACGGTGTCGGGAGTGGATCTGATTTTAAAGCTGGTCGGACTGGGGATTTTGGTCACCGTTTCCTATAGTGTGCTGGAGCGACTGGATCGCAAAGAGTGGGGGCAATTGATTGCCCTGGCGGGTATTGCCGTGGGATTTCTCTTGGTGTTACGGGAAGTATCGCAGCTGTTTCAGTCGGTCCGGACCATGTTTAACCTGTAGGAGGCCATCCGGTGCCAGAGCTCTTACGGATTATCGGGCTGGGGTTGATGGCGACCATCGTGATTGTGGTGTTACGCGAGCAACGGGCGGAGTGGGCGTTGTTAATCCGGCTCGGGGTAGGGGTCGCGTTATTCCTCCTGTTGGTGCCCGATTTGGCCAAGTTGTTGTCCAGCCTGATCAAACTTAGTGAGTTGGCCCAAATATCGGGTACCTATGTCGCCTTATTGCTGAAAGTGATTGGCATTGCCTATTTAACCATGTTTGTGGCGCACATCGCGTATGACGCAAATGAGGTGGGGACAGGATGGCGGATCGAATTGGCGGGCAAAGTGGTCATCTTATTACTGGCCGTCCCGCTGATTGCCAGCATCGCCGAAACCATTTTAAAATTTATTCCCTCCTAACCGCCCGTCGCTGGTGGGGGGTTGTAGCCGGCTTGTTGTTGGTTTTGGGCTGGGCATCGGCCCCCGTGTACGCGACCAGCGTATCCGACCTGGTCAACCAACAAATCCAGTCGCTCAACACGAACGGTCTGGAAAATCAGGTGACCGCACTCATCCAGGGCCAGTCCCCATTGCCGATCCCGACCTTGACCGACATCGTGAAAGCCCTCAGCACTCATCAGATGCCGTTTGATCCCCGCCAACTGATCGCGGCCATAGGGCGCCAATTAGCCGGCGACCTTCGCACCGAGAGCCGGGTACTCGGCATCATCTTTCTTTTGACCGTGTTGGCGGCCATGCTCCAACGACTGGCCGACGCGTTTGAAGGCAAAGATGCCAGCGGGTTGGTGGGCCTATCCCGGATGATTGTCTTGTCGGCCATTTTGTTGGTTGCCCTTCGGTCGTTTAGCATTGCCGTGGGGATGGTTGAAGGGGTGGTGGGGAATTTAGTCCACCTCATGGAGTCGCTGATTCCCTTGTTGTTGGTGTTGTTGGCCGGGAGCGGCGCGATTGCATCCGCCGGGATTTTTCACCCGTTGATGATGGCCGTAACCAATCTGGTGGCGGTGCTGACCAAACGCTGGGTGTTACCGTTGGTTCTTTTTGCGACCGTGACGGAATTGGTGTCGCAATGGTTGCCGAAGTACTCGTTGAAAAATCTAGGCAGTTTGTTTCGTCAAGTGGGGCTAACGCTATTAGGCGGTCTGATGACCCTTTTTATCGGGGTCATGGCCGTCGAAGGGGCTGCCGGCGCGGTCGCCGACGGAGTCACGCTCCGGACCGGTAAATTTTTAGCCAACACGTTTGTGCCGGTGGTCGGCAAAATGTTTTCCGATGCCATGGAAGCGGTGCTGGGGTCGTCGCTCTTGTTGAAAAACGCGGTCACGGTGTTGGGGGCTTTGGGCATCATCGTGTTGGTGACGTTTCCCTTGATTAAGTTATTTCTCATGATGTTTCTCTATCGTCTGGGCGGCGCGTTGTCGGAGCCCTTAGGGGTCAGCGGGGTGGGCGACACGCTGAACGTCATGGCCAATGCCTTAGGGTGGTTAATCGCCATTGCGGGAGCGGTTGCCTTGATGTTCTTTTTGGTGATTACAGTGGTCGTCGGGACCACCAACGGGGTGCAATTATAGCCATGAGCAGTATCGCAGAGTGGGTCCGCACTCTCATTGTGGTGGTGTTATTGGGTAATTTGGTGGAGTTTTTGTTGCCTAAAAGTGACATGAAGCGTTATGCCGGGCTGGTTGTGGGTTTGGTCATTTTAGCGGTTATGCTGGCTCCCGTATCCCGGTGGGTTTCCGCACTCGAGCATGCCGGCACCCCTTTGGCTTTGGAATCATGGACCAACACGGGGCCGGGATTTCGGCAGGTGACAATCAATGAGGAACTTCACCAAGCGGAAGCCATCGTGTTGACCTATCCCGGGGTTCGTCAATGCCGGATTACCGAAACGGGAACCGGGCGATTTCGCGCGACCATCGCCGTCGTCGGGTCGGTACCGCCCTCGACGCTACAGCAGTATGTGGCTGATGCAATTCAAGTGACGACTGGGGCGCCGGCCTCGGTCGAGGTGATCCGCTCGCGGATGCCCGCATCTTAACAGGAGGAATGGCCATGAATGTCCGTGAATGGTGGACGAAGTTTATCGAGACCGATCGCCCCGGGCTGGTGCGTTTGCTTCTGATTGGCGGCTTGGGAGTGGCCCTATTGGCCTTTGGCAATTTCGGGGTACCCCGTCCCTCGCCCCCGTCCACCAATGCGTCTACAACACCTCATCTGGCCGAGACGCCGTTGAGTCAGCAAGAAGCGATGGTGTCGGCCCAACTGACCGGGATTTTGGAAGCGATTCCGGGAGTCCGTCAAGTCTCGGCCGCCGTTACGCTCACCCGTAGCATCCAGTCGCAGTACGTCTCCAGTAGTGGAGGCGGAAACGGTACCAGCCCGGTGGTCGTCAGCAATCAAAACGGGGAGAGTGTGGTGCCGTTAGATCAAGTCGGCCCGGCCATCGGGGGGGTGGTGATTGTCAGTCCTTCGGCGGCGAACCCCCTCTTACGGGCGGAAATGGCCCAAGCGGTCGAAACGCTATTGCAGATTCAACCCTATCAGGTATTGGTGTTGCCGACAGCGCCGACTCCTTAAGAGGAGCGGATATGATCCTAGAGGAGGAATGGAAATGAAAAAGCCTCAGATGATTCGATTTGCCGCATTTGTCACCGTATTGGCGGTACTTTTGGGTTATGTCGTTTATCATCGGACGGGTCCCGCGGCGGTGTCGACGGGTCACCCCTCCTCGATTACGACGAATACCGCCGAAGCCAAACTCACACAGCTGGAAAATTATTTCGTCAACTTCCGTATGCAGCGGGATCGGTTGATGAGCCAAGAAATCGCGACGTTGGAAAGCTTGGTCAAGAACCCCGCGATTTCCCAAAGCGCCAAGTCGGAAGCCGCTCAGACCATGGTGCGCGACACGGAAGAATTAAAGCAAGAGATGCGGATTGAGGGCTTATTGAGCGGACGGGGATTTCCCTTGGCCGCCGCGACGGTGACGCAAAACCAGGTGGTGGTGGTCGTGGCCGCTCAAACGTTGACGTCGCAAGATGTCGCCAAAATTGCCGATACCGCGACGACCGTCACGGGATTGCCGCCGGAAGACGTGGTGATTTTGCCGAAGTCGTGAGCTCGGGAAGGGGCACTGGCCATCCCCCTAGACATCCCTACGGGATTATGGTCTATTAAACAGTGGAAGTCAGGGAGGTGTGGCCAGTGTTCAACAAAATTTTAGTGGCTAACCGTGGGGAAATTGCGATTCGAGTCATGCGGGCGGCTCGCGAACTGGGAGTAAAAACAGTGGCGGTTTATTCCGACGCGGACAAGGACGCGCCTCATGTGGCCTACGCCGACGAAGCGTATCCCATCGGGCCGGCGCCGGCGACCTTAAGCTACTTGCATATTCCTAACATTATTAATGCAGCGGTACATACCGGGGCCGAAGCGATTCATCCGGGCTACGGCTTTCTTTCCGAGAACGACCACTTTGCGCGAATTTGTGAAACGTGGGGGTTGGTCTTTATTGGCCCGCCGGCCGAGGCGATCGAAAAAATGGGCATCAAAGCCGAAGCGCGGCGGATGATGCAAGAAGCCGGGGTACCGGTGGTTCCGGGTACCGAAGGCACCGTCTCTGACATGGAAGAGGCTCAGCGGGTGGCCGAAGCCATTGGCTACCCGATTTTGGTCAAGGCTTCGTTTGGCGGGGGCGGGCGCGGCATTCGTATTGTGGAAAACTCCTCCGAATTGGCGGAAGCGATTGAACGGGCCAGCCGGGAAGCCAAGTCGGCGTTTGGAAACGGCGAAGTCTATTTGGAAAAGTATCTTGACAATCCCCGGCATATCGAAATCCAGGTGATAGCCGACAAACACGGCAATATCGTCACGTTGGGCGAACGGGAGAGCTCGTTGCAACGGCGTCGGCAAAAAGTGTTGGAAGAGGCGCCGTCCGCCGGGATGACGGAAACTTTACGCCGGCAAATGAGCCAAGCTGCCGCACAAGCGGCGCGCGCGGTCAATTATTCCAGTGCCGGCACGTTAGAATTTTTGCTGGACAAGTCTGGTCAGTTTTATTTTATGGAAATGAATACCCGGGTTCAGGTCGAGCATCCCTGCACCGAGATGGTGACCGGGGTGGATATCGTGAAAGAACAGATTCGGGTAGCGGCCGGTCTGCCTCTCTCCATTACGCAGGAGCAAGTGGAAATGCGCGGCTGGAGTATCGAATGTCGCATCAATGCCGAAGATCCCGCTCAGCAATTTCGTCCAAGTCCGGGGACGGTGACCGTGTGGGAGGAACCGGGCGGTCCTTGGGTGCGGGTAGACGCGGCGGCGCGGGCCGGTTATGTGGTGCAGCCGTTCTATGATTCGTTGTTGGCCAAGTTGGTGGTGTGGGGACGGGATCGCGCGGAAGCCATTGCGCGTATGCGGCGCGCGTTGGACGAATTCCATGTGGAAGGCGTGGCGACGACGATTCCCTTGCATCGGCAATTAATGGAAGACGAAGCGTTCCAAGCCGGGGATATTCACATTAATTTTCTGGCGGAACGCATTAAAGGGGCTTAACGAAAGGAGCCGAAGCGGTCATGGAAACGGAGACACCGAGCGTCCTACCCGTAATCCATCTAGCCAATGACGTTATCGCCGGTATTGCCGCCTTGGCGGCCTTAGAAGTGCCGGGTGTAGCGGCGCTGGGGAGCCGGTTGGTCGAGGGTTTGGGGGAGTGGCTCGGCCAGGCTTCCGACCATCGCGGCGTGCGCGTTGAGGTGAATCAACGACGGGTCAGCTTGGCGTTAAATCTCGTGGTACAATATGGCACGCGCATCCCGGACGTCGCCGCCAAAGTTCAAGAGCGCGTCAAATCCCAAGTGGAGTACATGACCGGATTGGTTGTGGTGCAAGTGGATATCCATATCCAAGGGGTGGCAGTGGCCTCTTTGGGGGACACTGCCGGAAAGAGCGGGGAACCGGCCCGGTAAAGGAGAGAAACGGGTGGCACGCCGACATGCGCGGGAATTAGCGTTACGCATTTTGTTTGAACATGATTTGGCTCACACCGAGTGGGAGGTCTTATTGGATCGGGGACTGGCCGGCGCGTCGCCGGGCGACGCGGATTACGCCCGGACCTTGGTACGCGGGGTTGCGGATCATTTGCCGGAATTGGACCGTTGGATATCGGACGCGGCGATTGACTGGCGGCTTCATCGGATGCCGACCGTAGACCGGAATATTCTTCGATTGGCCGCATATGAAATCGGCTATGAAAAAGAGATCCCGCTGTCGGTGATTATCAATGAGGCGGTAGAACTCGCCCAAGCCTATAGCACGGATGATTCCAAACGGTTTGTCAATGGCGTCTTAGGCACGATTGGCCAAAAAATTCGTCCGGAAGGAGATCCAGACCGCCCCCGTGAATAATCCGGCTGTGGCATTAGGGATTGATACCAGCGCCTACACCACGTCGGTGGCGGTTTACGGCGCGGAGGGGCTCGTCGCCGAGGCCCGACAAATCTTGCCGGTACCCCAAGGGCAGCGGGGGCTCCGGCCGTCGGAGGCCGTTTTTTATCATGTGCGTCATTTGCCCCGTTTGTTGGAACAACTGATGCCCGTGATTACCGGGCGTCCGGTCGCGGTGGTCGCCGCGTCTATCCGACCGCGTCCCCTGCCGTCGTCTTATTTGCCGCCGTTCACGGTCGGCGAAGGATGGGGTCGATCGTTGGCGCTTGCGTGGGCGGTTCCCTTTCGGCCCACCAGTCATCAGGAAGGACATATCCAGGCGGGACTGGTGGGAGCGGGGTGGCAGGCCCGCGAACCGTTTTGGGCGCTTCATCTATCGGGAGGTACCACGGAATTGTTACGGGTGACCCCCGATTTTCCCGGGTTTCGGATTGAATGGGCCGGGGGCAGCGATGACTTATATGCCGGGCAGTTTATAGACCGGATAGGGGTTCGCCTGGGCTTGCCGTTTCCGGCCGGACCGCAGGTCGAGGCGCTGGCGAAAAGCCTGGACGGGGAACCGGCTCCGGTCCCGGTGAGTATGCCCCGATTGATTGAGGGGGCCTGGCGGGTGAGTTTTTCCGGGCCTCTGACGGCGGCCGAACGGCTGTTACAACAAGGTTATACACCGGCTCAGGTGGCTCGTGGGGTAGAGTTGGCGTTGGCCCGGACGATCTCGCGCTGGATTCGGCGCGCAACGGCTCCCGCCTCCTTGCTTTTGGTGGGCGGAGTGGCCGCTAACGGCTTTTTGCGCCATCATTTACGCGAGACGTTACCGGATTATTCCCTCCATGTCGCGCCGCCCGAACTCAGTCGCGATAACGCGGTCGGCGTGGCGGCATTGGGATGGCGGTCGCTGACGCAGCCGGGGGAGGATTAACAAGGAGGTCCGAAGAATTGACGGAACCGATGCTTTTAAACGGGCAACGCCTGGCGGCGGAGATGCGCGGACAGTTGGCCGCGCAAATCGCCCGCGTACGGGCGCAGGGATACCGCGCACCGGGATTAGCCGTGATTTTGGTGGGGGATGACCCGGCCTCGGCGATTTATGTGCGTAACAAAAAACGAGCCGCGCAGGAAATCGGCATCGAGCCGGTCGATGCCGTGCTGCCGCAAGGGAGCACCACGGAAGACGTACTCAGGGTAGTCGATCAATTTAATCAGGATCCGGCTATTGACGGGATTCTGGTTCAAATGCCCTTACCGCCCCAAATTGAGACGGAAACGGTCTTGGCTCGCGTCCGGCCGGATAAGGATGTCGATGGCTTGACGGTAACCAATTTGGGGCGGCTGACGGCGGGGGAGGAAGGGTTGGTGCCCTGTACGCCGAAGGGGATTCTCCGTTTACTGGAGGCTTACGATATTGCCCTGGCCGGTCGGCGCGCGGTTGTCGTCGGGCGCAGCCGTTTAGTGGGATTGCCGGTGGCCCTGTTGTTGATGCAACGGCAAGCCACCGTCACCGTCATCCATTCCCGGACTCCGGAACCGGAGACGATTGCCCGACAAGCCGACATTTTGGTGGTCGCGGCCGGGAAACCGCACTTAGTGACCGAAGACTGGATTAAACCGGGAGCGGTCGTCATTGATGTGGGGATTCACCGGGGGGACCACGGTCTTTTGGGCGACGTGGACCGCGAAAGGGTTTGGTCGCGGGTCGGCGCGCTATCCCCGGTGCCCGGGGGCGTAGGGCCGATGACCATTCTCGAGTTGTTGGACAATACCTGGACGGCGTATCGTCGCCATGAGGGACTATCGGAATGAGTCATATTCAGACCCTGACCGTGTCAGAATTGGTGCAGGGCATTCGTCAATTAATCGAAGGGGTACCGGCTTGGCAGCGGGTTTGGGTCGTGGGGGAACTGAGTGCCGTCAAACGGCATAGTTCCGGTCACTGGTATTTTTTATTGAAAGATGCGAGTGCCCAGTTGCGGGCGGTGATGTTCCGACGCGACGCTGAAAGTTTGAAGGAGCCCTTGCAAGACGGGATGGCGGTCATGGCGTTCGGGCGGGTCGGGGTTTTCGAACGGGACGGCCAAACGCAATTCTATGTCCAGCTCATCCGCCCGGTTGGTCTGGGGGCGCAAGAGGCGGCTTTACAGCAACTGAAAGAGCGTTTATGGCAAGAAGGGCTTTTTTCCCGTCCGAAGCGACCGCTTCCGCGGCTTCCGCGAGCCGTGGGCGTCATTACGTCGGATAGCGGGGCGGCACGATATGATATTGAAACGGTGATTCGTCGGCGATATCCCGGTATGCCTATTCTGCTCTATCCGGTCCGCGTGCAGGGGGCAGATGCCGTGAGGGATATTTGTGCCGCGGTGGAACGGATGCAGCATCAGCCGATTGATGTCCTGATTATCGGTCGCGGGGGCGGCTCGCGGGAAGATTTAATGACCTTTAATCAGGAAGCGGTTGTGCGTGCCGTGTTCCAATCGCGGGTACCGGTGATTTCCGCGGTCGGCCATGAAATTGATACCACGCTGGTCGACCTGGTCGCCGATTTGCGGGCTCCGACCCCTTCGGCGGCGGCGGAATTAGCCGTTCCGGTCAAGGCACAATTGGCCGAATGGCATCGGCAATTGTCGGCCCGGGCTTTCGAAGCCCTGCGCGGCCGCTTGGAGTGGGAGCGCCGCCGGCTTCGAGGATGGACCGACCATGGGGTGTTAACCCGCCCCGACGCCATGATCCGGGAATACCGCTACCGCCTTGAGCGCCTGGACGAACGTGCCCAACGGCAAATCGACCATCGGCTATCCGAGGCACGCCATACCTGGGAAAAATGGGCGACCAAAGTGGCGCTGTTAGACCCGCGGGCGCCGTTAAGCCGCGGTTATGCCTACGTCACCGACGAGGCGGGGGAGTTGGTCACGCGGCAAGGAGTACAATGGAACCAGCGTTATCAAATTCACTGGTCCGATGGGGACTTATGGATTAGGCCGACCGAAAGTGAGGCGAAAACCAATGGAAACGGATAATGCCGGGCCCGATCAGCTCGATCGGTACGAAGAGATTATTCAGCGCTTAGAAGAGATTGTCCGGCTTTTAGAAAGCGGGAAAGCCCCGTTAGGGGAAAGTTTACGGCTCTATCAAGAAGCGAAAACCTTAAGTGAACGGGCTAACCGGCTTTTAGAACGAGCCGAGGCGCTCTTGACGCAAACGGATAATCACCCGAAGGAGGTCCTCGGTGAGTTTTGACGAATGGAAAACGCGAACCGAATCGTTAATCGACCACTGGATTGAGGGATTGGTCGCCAAATGGAGTGTCCGTCCGGGATCGGTGGAAGAAGCCATGCGCTATTCGTTGCTGGCGGGCGGGAAACGTCTTCGCCCCCTGTTGGTGTTGGCTGCCGCGGCTTATCTCAACCAAGAGCCGGAGCGGTTTGCCCCTGTCGCTTTGGCGGTGGAACTCATTCATACCTACTCGTTGATTCACGACGACTTGCCGGCCATGGATGATGACGACTGGCGCCGGGGTCAGCCCACGTCGCACAAGGTCTTTGGCGAAGCGATGGCGATTTTGGCCGGCGATGCCTTGTTAACCGAAGCGTTTTCGGTTTATGCGGAGACTTTGGATCAAGGCTTCGAACCCGCACGGGTCGTGAGCGGGCTTCATCTGTTGGCTTATGCCGCTGGCCGGGACGGGCTGATTCGCGGACAAGTGGAGGATTTACAAGCCGAACACCAAGCGGTCACGCTAGCGGAATTAGAAGCCATTCATCGGCGGAAGACCGGCGCGTTATTTCGGGCGGCGGTGGTGCTTCCCGCCGTTTTGAGCGGAGGTATCGAGGCTAAACCCGCGTTGGAAGCCTATGGGGAGCACTTTGGGTTGGCATTTCAGATCGTGGATGATATTTTAAACGTGATTGGTGACCAAAAGACCATGGGTAAAGCGACAGGAACTGATCAAGTGCACGGGAAAGCCACATACCCGTCTTTGGTCGGGTTGGCGGAAGCGAAACGCCTGGCGGAAGCGCACCGCGACCAGGCTGCTCAAGCGATTGCCGGACCACGGGGGGAGCCGCTTTTAGGCTTAGTGCGGTTGGCGGTCGAGCGGGCGGGGTAGAAAGGGGGGAATTTTGTGGGCTTATTGGATCATATTCACACACCGAACGACTTTCGGCACTTTACCATCAGCCAATTGGAGGCGTTGGCGCGGGAGGTTCGCCAAACCATCATTGAAACCACGGCTAAAACCGGGGGCCATATCGGGGCCAGCCTGGGAGCGGTGGAGTTGGCGATCGCCTTGCACTACGTCTATCATACCCCGGAAGACCAGCTGGTGTGGGATATCGGACACCAGGCGTATGCACATAAAATTTTAACCGGGCGATATGCGGAATTCCCCACGATTCGGCAATTGCACGGGCTTTCGGGATTTTTAAAACGCCGGGAAAGCGTCTATGACGTTTGGGAGGCGGGTCATGCCGGGACGTCCTTGTCGGGGGCACTCGGACTGGCGGTCGCCCGAGACAAAAAGCATGAGCATTTTCGCGTGGTGACGGTGATTGGCGATGGGGCGCTGACCGCCGGCATGACGTGGGAGGCTTTGAATCAAATCGGGCATTTGAAGACGCGACTCGTCATTGTGATCAACGACAACT contains:
- a CDS encoding 5,10-methylenetetrahydrofolate dehydrogenase (NADP+), methenyltetrahydrofolate cyclohydrolase (PFAM: Tetrahydrofolate dehydrogenase/cyclohydrolase, NAD(P)-binding domain; Tetrahydrofolate dehydrogenase/cyclohydrolase, catalytic domain~COGs: COG0190 5 10-methylene-tetrahydrofolate dehydrogenase/Methenyl tetrahydrofolate cyclohydrolase~HAMAP: Tetrahydrofolate dehydrogenase/cyclohydrolase~InterPro IPR000672:IPR020630:IPR020631~KEGG: amr:AM1_4855 bifunctional protein FolD~PFAM: Tetrahydrofolate dehydrogenase/cyclohydrolase, NAD(P)-binding domain; Tetrahydrofolate dehydrogenase/cyclohydrolase, catalytic domain~PRIAM: Methylenetetrahydrofolate dehydrogenase (NADP(+))~SPTR: Bifunctional protein FolD) — protein: MTEPMLLNGQRLAAEMRGQLAAQIARVRAQGYRAPGLAVILVGDDPASAIYVRNKKRAAQEIGIEPVDAVLPQGSTTEDVLRVVDQFNQDPAIDGILVQMPLPPQIETETVLARVRPDKDVDGLTVTNLGRLTAGEEGLVPCTPKGILRLLEAYDIALAGRRAVVVGRSRLVGLPVALLLMQRQATVTVIHSRTPEPETIARQADILVVAAGKPHLVTEDWIKPGAVVIDVGIHRGDHGLLGDVDRERVWSRVGALSPVPGGVGPMTILELLDNTWTAYRRHEGLSE
- a CDS encoding farnesyl-diphosphate synthase (PFAM: Polyprenyl synthetase~COGs: COG0142 Geranylgeranyl pyrophosphate synthase~InterPro IPR000092~KEGG: glo:Glov_2183 polyprenyl synthetase~PFAM: Polyprenyl synthetase~PRIAM: Geranyltranstransferase~SPTR: Polyprenyl synthetase) — translated: MSFDEWKTRTESLIDHWIEGLVAKWSVRPGSVEEAMRYSLLAGGKRLRPLLVLAAAAYLNQEPERFAPVALAVELIHTYSLIHDDLPAMDDDDWRRGQPTSHKVFGEAMAILAGDALLTEAFSVYAETLDQGFEPARVVSGLHLLAYAAGRDGLIRGQVEDLQAEHQAVTLAELEAIHRRKTGALFRAAVVLPAVLSGGIEAKPALEAYGEHFGLAFQIVDDILNVIGDQKTMGKATGTDQVHGKATYPSLVGLAEAKRLAEAHRDQAAQAIAGPRGEPLLGLVRLAVERAG
- a CDS encoding Exodeoxyribonuclease VII small subunit (PFAM: Exonuclease VII small subunit~TIGRFAM: exodeoxyribonuclease VII, small subunit~HAMAP: Exonuclease VII, small subunit~InterPro IPR003761~KEGG: sth:STH1845 exodeoxyribonuclease VII small subunit~PFAM: Exonuclease VII, small subunit~SPTR: Exodeoxyribonuclease 7 small subunit) codes for the protein METDNAGPDQLDRYEEIIQRLEEIVRLLESGKAPLGESLRLYQEAKTLSERANRLLERAEALLTQTDNHPKEVLGEF
- a CDS encoding Exodeoxyribonuclease VII large subunit (PFAM: Exonuclease VII, large subunit; OB-fold nucleic acid binding domain~TIGRFAM: exodeoxyribonuclease VII, large subunit~COGs: COG1570 Exonuclease VII large subunit~HAMAP: Exodeoxyribonuclease 7 large subunit~InterPro IPR003753:IPR004365:IPR020579~KEGG: tmr:Tmar_1171 exodeoxyribonuclease VII large subunit~PFAM: Exonuclease VII, large subunit, C-terminal; Nucleic acid binding, OB-fold, tRNA/helicase-type~SPTR: Exodeoxyribonuclease 7 large subunit;~TIGRFAM: Exonuclease VII, large subunit), with protein sequence MSHIQTLTVSELVQGIRQLIEGVPAWQRVWVVGELSAVKRHSSGHWYFLLKDASAQLRAVMFRRDAESLKEPLQDGMAVMAFGRVGVFERDGQTQFYVQLIRPVGLGAQEAALQQLKERLWQEGLFSRPKRPLPRLPRAVGVITSDSGAARYDIETVIRRRYPGMPILLYPVRVQGADAVRDICAAVERMQHQPIDVLIIGRGGGSREDLMTFNQEAVVRAVFQSRVPVISAVGHEIDTTLVDLVADLRAPTPSAAAELAVPVKAQLAEWHRQLSARAFEALRGRLEWERRRLRGWTDHGVLTRPDAMIREYRYRLERLDERAQRQIDHRLSEARHTWEKWATKVALLDPRAPLSRGYAYVTDEAGELVTRQGVQWNQRYQIHWSDGDLWIRPTESEAKTNGNG